The proteins below come from a single Cannabis sativa cultivar Pink pepper isolate KNU-18-1 chromosome 3, ASM2916894v1, whole genome shotgun sequence genomic window:
- the LOC115708716 gene encoding DNA-directed RNA polymerase I subunit 1, which produces MANTTEGATESVEAVQFSFYTDEEVRKQSFVKITSPNLLDNVERPIPGGLYDPALGSLDERTLCKSCGQRSFSCPGHCGHIDLVSPVYNPMLFNILYSHLQRTCFFCYQYRSGPIAVKKCVSQLELILKGDVVGAKALDSDLPDKSSDPNDNVGRKSKYAGVKNIKQHKWTSFELTEAMTVLKNFMKLKPKKCESCDAYNPKIVKPTFGWFHMEPYNEQDIRSNVMAGKKLKWPLVDAELLPEEEIIHDSPTEGGDAIMDTQATSTKSRKKSEECNNTGEEFKQRKAFTGPLLPQEVKEIMKLLWKNEAELFTLISDIQSRGVGNKADQSMFFLETVLVPPIKFRPPSKGGDSVMEHPQTVLLSKVLQANIDLGNAHINKLEYSKIVRRWMDLQQSINLMFDSKTAAGKKNAAPGIIQLLEKKEGLFRQKMMGKRVNFACRSVISPDPYLAVNEIGIPPYFALRLTYPERVTPWNVAKLRDAIVNGPEIHPGATHYVDKMSTIKLAPSRRARISISRKLPSSRGAIVQNGSSFDNESEGKFVHRHLQDGDIVLVNRQPTLHKPSIMAHVVRVLKGEKTIRMHYANCSTYNADFDGDEMNVHFPQDEISRAEGYNILNANNQYVKPTSGEPIRALIQDHIVSAVLLTKKDTFLNRDKFNQLLYSTGLSTTRSSASSKNSGNKVFLADFEVEIQSLMPAIWKPEPLWTGKQVITALLNHITKGFLPFTVEKSGKIPRDFFNSKAIDDETSRKKEVDKDGEKESKKKRKADHSESKRKEDSIKEKKSDKDELKMNEELEEDKLFIYKNNFVRGVIDKAQFADYGLVHIVHELYGSNTAGVLLSALSRLFTVFLQMHGFTCGVDDLLLVESKDRERKSLLEKCEEVGEEVHREFVGVKDNEKIDPFTLQHKIEKTIRVNGEAALASLDRKMISRLNDITSKSEEIKGLLSVGLLKHPSKNCISLMTTSGAKGGAVNFQQISSHLGQQELEGKRVPRMVSGKTLPCFPPWDWASRAGGLVVDRFLSGLRPQEYYFHCMAGREGLVDTAVKTSRSGYLQRCLVKNMEGLKVNYDHTVRDSDGSIVQFRYGEDGVDVHQTSFLANFEALAVNKETIFKKCCRQFEKSNPYIKNLPSVLEKKAVKLIKKLSLEKNHNGSNQDLLKLMEHKYLSSLAQPGEPVGVLASQSVGEPSTQMTLNTFHLAGRGEMNVTLGIPRLQEILMTASKDIKTPVMTCPLQDDRSEEDAKSLANGLKKVTVADIIESMTVTVKPFALEDNRICRIYKLKMKLYKPPVYAGIDTADWEDTLSVDFVRALEDAIESHIKLLKKIKGIKDVEVKSQSEGPDENDEDSSERSRREEEDGDDGEDDGEGLDDFGSDAQKRKRQVTDEMDYEGSSGEEDNKEDVSDDSESENDDGNNKVEFSKDDKSGILESENGPPGSPSGVGNLSTSKSKKEKVKARAKPKRNRRFLNKIDSDRRIKLKVTKQDFKIHFRIIEAHILLAQIAQKVANKVHFESSGKFDHCQQITCKENQVIYYGKDVRSREDIPLKEKDKIPALQATGVDFNTFWELNEVLDVRYVYSNNIHAMLNTYGVEAARETIIREITNVFKSYGISVNIRHLTLIADFMTHTGGYRPMNRLGGISDSVSPFSKMSFETASKFIVEAAYHREVDELDTPSARICLGLPVKGGTGCFDLMHKVQL; this is translated from the exons ATGGCTAACACCACTGAG GGTGCGACGGAGTCAGTCGAGGCGGTTCAGTTCAGTTTCTATACAGATGAAGAGGTTCGTAAGCagagttttgtaaaaattacaagCCCAAATTTGCTTGATAATGTGGAGAGACCCATCCCCGGTGGACTCTATGATCCGGCTTTGGGATCTTTAGATGAAAGAACACT ATGCAAATCTTGTGGTCAGCGTTCATTTAGCTGCCCAGGTCATTGTGGTCATATTGATCTCGTTTCTCCGGTCTATAATCCCATGCTATTCAATATCCTTTACAGTCACTTACAAAGAACTTGTTTCTTCTGTTATCAATATAGGTCGGGTCCAATAGCG GTTAAGAAATGTGTTTCCCAGTTGGAACTTATCTTGAAAGGTGATGTTGTCGGGGCAAAGGCCTTAGATTCTGATTTGCCTGACAAGTCTTCTGATCCAAATGACAATGTTGGGAGGAAGAGCAAGTATGCTGGTGTCAAGAATATAAAGCAGCACAAATGGACCTCTTTTGAGCTCACTGAAGCAATGACTGTTTTGAAGAACTTTATGAAGCTTAAACCTAAGAAATGTGAATCTTGCGATGCATATAATCCTAAAATAGTCAAACCTACTTTTGGATGGTTTCACATG GAACCTTATAATGAACAAGATATTAGAAGTAATGTTATGGcgggaaaaaaattaaaatggccACTTGTAGATGCAGAGTTGTTGCCTGAGGAAGAAATCATTCATGATTCACCAACTGAAGGTGGTGATGCTATCATGGATACTCAAGCTACCTCTACAAAGAGTCGTAAAAAAAGTGAAGAGTGCAACAACACTGGTGAGGAATTCAAACAGAGAAAAGCTTTTACTGGACCTCTGTTGCCACAAGAG GTTAAAGAGATTATGAAGCTCTTGTGGAAAAATGAGGCTGAACTATTTACGTTAATTAGTGACATCCAGAGTCGGGGAGTTGGAAATAAAGCAGATCAATCTATGTTTTTCTTAGAGACTGTTCTTGTACCTCCAATCAAATTCCGCCCCCCGTCCAAGGGTGGTGATTCT GTGATGGAACATCCTCAAACTGTTTTGTTAAGTAAGGTTCTCCAGGCCAATATTGATTTGGGAAACGCTCATATTAATAAGTTGGAATACTCGAAGATTGTACGCAGGTGGATGGATCTTCAGCAGTCTATAAATTTGATGTTTGATAGCAAAACAGCTGctg GGAAAAAAAATGCTGCTCCAGGAATAATTCAGTTGCTGGAGAAGAAAGAAGGCTTGTTTCGACAGAAAATGATGGGGAAGAGAGTTAATTTTGCATGCCGGTCTGTCATATCACCAGATCCCTATTTGGCTGTCAATGAAATTGGAATTCCTCCTTACTTTGCTCTAAGATTAACATATCCTGAA AGAGTTACTCCATGGAATGTAGCGAAGTTAAGGGATGCTATCGTCAATGGTCCTGAAATTCATCCTGGGGCTACACACTATGTAGACAAGATGTCTACTATCAAATTAGCACCAAGCAGAAGAGCACGTATTTCAATATCGAGAAAATTACCTTCTTCTAGAGGGGCTATTGTGCAAAATGGAAGTAGTTTTGATAATGAATCTGAAGGCAAGTTTGTACATCGTCACTTGCAAGATGGTGATATCGTGCTTGTCAATCGACAG CCTACACTTCACAAGCCCAGTATAATGGCCCATGTAGTTCGTGTGTTGAAGGGAGAGAAAACAATTCGAATGCACTATGCAAACTGCAG TACTTATAATGCTGATTTCGATGGTGATGAAATGAATGTACATTTTCCGCAAGATGAAATTTCTCGTGCAGAAGGATATAACATCTTAAATGCAAACAATCAATATGTCAAGCCTACTAGTGGCGAACCTATTCGAGCCTTGATCCAG GATCATATTGTGAGTGCTGTTCTCCTCACAAAGAAGGATACTTTTCTAAATCGGGATAAGTTTAACCAGCTTCTTTATAGTACTGGTCTTTCAACTACTAGGTCAAGTGCTTCCTCCAAAAACTCTGGGAATAAAGTTTTTCTGGCAGATTTCGAAGTTGAGATTCAATCCCTTATGCCTGCTATTTGGAAACCAGAGCCCCTCTGGACAGGAAAACAG GTTATTACTGCCTTGCTAAACCatatcactaaggggtttctaCCATTTACTGTTGAAAAGAGTGGGAAAATCCCCCGTGACTTTTTTAACAGTAAAGCAATTGATGATGAAACAAGTAGGAAAAAAGAAGTTGATAAAGATGGAGAAAAGGAatcaaagaaaaagagaaaagctGATCATTCTGAATCAAAGAGAAAGGAAGATtcgataaaagaaaaaaaatctgatAAAGATGAATTGAAGATGAATGAAGAGCTTGAGGAGGACAAATTATTTATCTATAAAAACAACTTTGTCCGTGGTGTCATTGACAAGGCTCAATTTGCTGATTATGGTTTGGTCCATATAGTTCATGAACTCTATGGCTCAAATACAGCTGGTGTTTTGCTTTCTGCATTGAGTCGTTTATTTACTGTTTTCTTGCAG ATGCATGGATTCACATGTGGAGTTGATGATCTTTTGCTAGTGGAAAGTAAAGACAGAGAAAGGAAGAGTTTACTTGAAAAGTGTGAAGAGGTTGGTGAAGAAGTTCACCGTGAGTTTGTTGGGGtcaaagataatgaaaaaatag ATCCCTTTACCCTGCaacataaaattgaaaaaactatTCGTGTAAATGGAGAAGCCGCCTTGGCATCCTTGGATCGGAAAATGATTAGTAGACTTAATGATATAACAAGCAAATCTGAGGAGATCAAAGGGTTGTTGTCTGTTGGATTACTAAAACACCCTAGCAAGAATTGTATTTCTCTTATGACAACATCTGGGGCTAAAGGTGGTGCT GTGAATTTCCAGCAAATATCTTCACATTTAGGCCAACAAGAACTTGAAGGAAAGCGAGTTCCTCGAATGGTTTCTGGAAAAACATTACCTTGCTTTCCTCCCTGGGATTGGGCATCTCGTGCTGGAGGCCTTGTAGTAGATCGCTTTCTTTCTGGTCTTCGCCCTCAGGAGTATTACTTCCATTGTATGGCTGGTCGTGAAGG ATTGGTTGATACAGCAGTAAAAACATCTCGCAGTGGATACCTGCAACGGTGCTTGGTAAAAAATATGGAAGGCCTTAAAGTGAACTATGATCATACTGTTCGTGATTCTGATGGTTCAATTGTTCAATTTCGTTATGGAGAAGATGGTGTAGATGTTCATCAAACAAGCTTTCTTGCAAATTTTGAAGCACTGGCAGTG AATAAAGAAACAATCTTCAAGAAGTGTTGTCGccaatttgaaaaatcaaatccTTACATTAAGAATTTGCCATCTGTTCTTGAAAAGAAGGCAGTAAAACTTATAAAAAAGTTATCATTGGAGAAAAATCATAATGGCTCAAATCAGGATTTATTGAAGTTAATGGAGCATAAGTATCTCTCAAGTCTTGCTCAACCGGGAGAACCGGTTGGTGTTCTTGCTTCTCAGTCAGTAGGAGAACCATCAACACAGATGAC GCTGAACACTTTTCACCTTGCTGGTCGAGGTGAGATGAATGTGACCCTTGGAATTCCTCGTCTCCAAGAAATCCTGATGACCGCTTCTAAAGATATTAAGACTCCAGTTATGACATGTCCACTGCAAGATGACAGATCAGA GGAAGATGCGAAAAGTCTCGCTAATGGTCTGAAGAAAGTCACTGTGGCAGACATTATTGAGAGTATGACAGTAACTGTTAAGCCATTTGCCCTTGAAGATAATAGAATTTGCCGTATTTATAAGCTTAAGATGAAGCTTTACAAACCTCCAGTTTATGCTGGTATCGACACAGCTGACTGGGAAGACACCCTAAGTGTTGACTTTGTTAGGGCGTTGGAGGATGCAATAGAATCTCATATAAAGTTGCTCAAAAAAATTAAGGGAATAAAAGATGTTGAAGTAAAATCTCAATCCGAGGGTCCAGATGAGAATGATGAAGATTCTTCCGAAAGATCTCGACGTGAGGAAGAGGATGGTGATGATGGTGAGGATGATGGTGAAGGGTTGGATGATTTTGGTTCGGATGCACAAAAACGAAAGCGACAAGTTACAGATGAGATGGATTATGAAGGTAGCTCTGGAGAGGAGGATAATAAAGAGGATGTATCAGATGATTCTGAAAGTGAAAATGATGATGGTAACAACAAAGTTGAATTTAGCAAGGATGACAAAAGTGGGATTCTGGAATCTGAAAATGGACCACCTGGAAGTCCTTCAGGAGTTGGAAACTTGTCGACGTCAaaatcaaaaaaagaaaaggtcaAAGCAAGAGCCAAACCCAAGAGGAACAGGAGatttctaaataaaattgattcgGACCGACGTATTAAGTTGAAGGTTACGAAACAGGACTTTAAGATCCATTTCAGAATTATAGAAGCCCATATTCTGCTGGCCCAG ATTGCTCAGAAGGTAGCCAACAAGGTACACTTTGAAAGCTCTGGAAAATTCGATCACTGTCAACAAATCACTTGCAAAGAGaatcaagttatttattatggGAAAGATGTTAGAAGCAGGGAAGATATTCCTCTCaaagaaaaagacaaaattCCAGCATTGCAGGCAACTGGGGTAGACTTCAATACATTTTGGGAGTTGAATGAAGTTCTTGATGTCAGGTATGTATACTCCAACAACATTCATGCTATGCTAAACACATATGGAGTAGAAGCTGCCAGAGAAACCATCATTAGAGAGATTACAAATGTTTTCAAGTCATACGGAATCTCTGTCAATATCCGGCATTTGACACTGATCGCTGACTTCATGACTCACACCGGTGGATATCGGCCAATGAACAGACTCGGGGGAATCTCAGATTCGGTATCTCCTTtcagtaaaatgtctttcgagaCAGCTTCTAAGTTTATTGTTGAAGCAGCATATCATAGGGAGGTGGATGAATTGGACACTCCATCTGCCAGGATTTGTCTTGGATTGCCAGTTAAGGGAGGAACTGGATGTTTTGATTTGATGCACAAGGTACAACTTTGA